One part of the Thermococcus radiotolerans genome encodes these proteins:
- a CDS encoding carbon starvation CstA family protein, with translation MNSAVVILVAAVIYVAMYFTYGKSLQNKVVRADPNRPTPAHKLYDGVDYVPAHPLVLYGHHFASIAGAGPIVGPAVAMAWGWLPGLIWVWFGNVFIGAVHDYLALMSSVRYDGKSVQWIAGKLMSKRTGIAFELYIWFALLLVVAAFTSVIAGIYTGTPEAATASILFLVSAVIVGYLMYKTSLHFAGATVVGLILVALSVWLGFKFPIHATYHQWALFLLVYIIIAASLPVWVLLQPRDYLNAYVLWFGLILGGLAFILIGSKGTFTAPAYTTWSANVVGGKPSPFWPTIPLVIACGALSGFHSIVGSGTSSKQLDNEIHGLLVGYGGMFTEGFLSTIVIASIAVYGIKVFADAGIDINASNWAAIYAPKVANEIGKVGIFSKSYAYGLTNAFGIDYKFGVVFASLWVSAFALTSLDTATRLGRFAWQEVFGMVVDTSEGIWKAVTNRWVASAIIAALGVLLAWGNQWLILWPAFSGMNQMLASIAMMTGALWVTKIQQAGKWSWAVLIPALFLWITVTLALAWFLVVVVPGIGDAFTKYSVGLITLVGLLLNFLLAIDFWAAWKKPAEEYEAAKA, from the coding sequence ATGAACTCCGCTGTGGTAATTTTGGTGGCCGCCGTTATATACGTGGCCATGTACTTCACATACGGAAAGAGCCTCCAGAACAAGGTCGTGAGGGCCGACCCCAACAGGCCAACTCCAGCGCACAAGCTCTACGACGGCGTTGACTACGTTCCAGCACACCCGCTGGTGCTCTACGGCCACCACTTCGCGAGTATTGCCGGCGCGGGACCAATAGTTGGTCCGGCCGTTGCAATGGCCTGGGGATGGCTTCCGGGACTCATCTGGGTCTGGTTCGGAAACGTCTTCATTGGTGCCGTCCATGACTACCTGGCATTGATGTCATCAGTTCGCTACGATGGTAAATCCGTCCAGTGGATTGCAGGAAAGCTGATGAGCAAGAGGACGGGAATCGCCTTCGAGCTGTACATATGGTTTGCCCTGCTGCTCGTTGTGGCGGCCTTTACGTCCGTTATAGCGGGCATTTACACCGGCACTCCCGAGGCAGCCACTGCATCAATCCTCTTCCTGGTCTCGGCCGTTATCGTGGGGTACCTGATGTACAAGACCAGCCTGCACTTCGCGGGAGCAACTGTGGTGGGCCTGATACTCGTCGCCCTTTCCGTATGGCTCGGCTTCAAGTTCCCGATTCACGCCACCTACCACCAGTGGGCCCTTTTCCTCCTCGTCTACATTATCATAGCCGCATCACTTCCAGTATGGGTACTACTGCAGCCCAGGGACTACCTCAACGCATACGTCCTGTGGTTCGGTCTCATCCTCGGTGGCCTTGCGTTCATCTTAATAGGGAGCAAGGGAACGTTCACGGCTCCAGCTTACACCACCTGGTCGGCCAACGTCGTCGGCGGAAAGCCCTCTCCCTTCTGGCCCACAATACCGCTGGTCATCGCGTGTGGAGCGTTGAGCGGATTCCACTCCATCGTCGGTTCGGGAACGTCGTCAAAACAGCTTGACAACGAGATACACGGCTTACTCGTCGGCTACGGTGGAATGTTCACCGAGGGCTTCCTCTCAACCATAGTCATAGCCTCAATAGCCGTCTACGGAATCAAGGTCTTCGCCGATGCTGGAATCGACATAAACGCCTCCAACTGGGCCGCAATCTATGCTCCCAAGGTTGCCAATGAGATAGGCAAGGTAGGAATCTTCTCCAAGAGCTACGCCTACGGCCTCACAAACGCCTTTGGAATTGACTACAAGTTTGGCGTCGTCTTCGCGAGCCTGTGGGTTTCAGCATTTGCCCTCACGTCCCTCGACACCGCCACGAGGCTCGGCCGCTTTGCCTGGCAGGAAGTCTTTGGAATGGTGGTTGACACCAGCGAGGGAATCTGGAAGGCGGTCACCAACAGGTGGGTGGCGTCAGCGATAATCGCTGCCCTCGGCGTTCTCCTTGCTTGGGGCAACCAGTGGCTCATCCTCTGGCCGGCCTTCAGCGGTATGAACCAGATGCTCGCAAGCATTGCAATGATGACCGGCGCACTGTGGGTTACAAAGATCCAGCAGGCCGGAAAGTGGAGCTGGGCCGTTCTCATACCCGCACTGTTCCTATGGATCACCGTGACCCTCGCCCTTGCTTGGTTCCTTGTGGTAGTGGTTCCAGGAATAGGCGATGCCTTCACCAAGTACTCGGTCGGACTGATAACCCTCGTCGGTCTGCTCCTGAACTTCCTACTGGCCATAGACTTCTGGGCAGCGTGGAAGAAGCCGGCAGAGGAATACGAAGCGGCAAAGGCCTGA
- a CDS encoding pyruvate/oxaloacetate carboxyltransferase — protein sequence MARVEIIDTTFRDAHQSLIATRLTTEDMLAIAEKMDRIGFYSMEVWGGATFDVCIRYLREDPWERLRLLRENITKTKLQMLLRGQNVVGYRHYPDDVVESFVELAHRNGIDIFRVFDALNDVRNMEVAIRKAKEIGAEVQGAIAYTTGKVFTLEYYMKKVEELLALDVDVITIKDMAALLTPWKAYELVSEIKESYGVPVNVHTHSTTGMAVATYLKAVEAGADYIDTAISPLAFGTAQPGIQTIWHALPEAVGSHLDRELIHEVSRYLKRLLDEKYSGMLHKEALMVNPYVLKYQVPGGMYSNLISQLKEMKALDRLQEVLEEIPRVREDLGWPPLVTPTSQIVGTQAVLNVLFGRYERITEEVKNYIKGLYGRPPGEINPQLRAKVLGDEEPITVRPGELLEPALEKCRKELEELGYLEKEEDVLTYCLFPQVALEFFRARKEGRRKPEVPPAVQRFKLYVNGVEFEVGVEGVDLSALRYLPQIVGTLAPPSAPKTGTAPVPSPAPVAAPAPAPVAPAAPTPAPAGEGAVTAPMPGKILRILVKEGDEVKTGQGLLILEAMKMENEIPAPKDGVVKKILVKEGDTVDTGQTLMELE from the coding sequence ATGGCGCGCGTTGAGATAATTGACACGACCTTCCGCGACGCTCACCAGTCCCTCATAGCGACGCGACTCACAACGGAAGACATGCTGGCAATAGCTGAGAAGATGGATAGAATCGGCTTCTACTCAATGGAGGTCTGGGGAGGAGCAACGTTCGACGTCTGCATCCGCTACCTCCGCGAGGACCCCTGGGAGAGACTGAGGCTCCTGAGGGAGAACATCACCAAAACCAAACTCCAGATGCTCCTGCGCGGGCAGAACGTTGTCGGCTACCGCCACTACCCCGACGACGTGGTTGAAAGCTTCGTCGAGCTGGCCCACAGGAACGGAATAGACATCTTCCGCGTCTTCGACGCCCTCAACGACGTCAGGAACATGGAGGTGGCGATAAGGAAGGCGAAGGAAATCGGTGCCGAGGTTCAGGGTGCGATAGCCTACACGACGGGCAAGGTGTTCACGCTCGAGTACTACATGAAGAAAGTGGAAGAGCTGCTCGCGCTGGACGTTGATGTCATCACGATCAAGGACATGGCGGCCCTGCTGACGCCCTGGAAGGCCTACGAGCTGGTGAGCGAGATAAAGGAGAGCTACGGCGTCCCAGTCAACGTTCACACACACTCCACAACGGGAATGGCCGTCGCAACGTACCTCAAGGCCGTCGAGGCCGGGGCGGACTACATAGACACTGCCATAAGCCCGCTCGCCTTTGGAACCGCCCAGCCGGGAATACAGACCATCTGGCACGCCCTACCTGAAGCCGTCGGGAGCCACCTCGACAGGGAGCTCATCCACGAGGTCTCACGCTACCTCAAGCGGCTCCTCGACGAGAAGTACTCGGGGATGCTGCACAAGGAGGCCCTCATGGTGAACCCCTACGTTCTGAAGTACCAGGTTCCAGGCGGGATGTACTCCAACCTCATAAGCCAGTTGAAGGAGATGAAAGCCCTCGACCGGCTCCAGGAGGTTCTGGAGGAGATTCCGCGCGTCAGGGAAGACCTTGGATGGCCGCCGCTGGTGACGCCGACCAGCCAGATAGTCGGGACGCAGGCGGTTCTCAACGTCCTCTTCGGGAGGTACGAGAGGATAACCGAGGAGGTTAAGAACTACATCAAGGGACTCTACGGAAGGCCGCCGGGGGAGATAAACCCCCAGCTGCGTGCAAAGGTCCTTGGGGATGAGGAACCCATAACCGTAAGGCCAGGAGAACTGCTCGAACCCGCGCTGGAGAAATGCAGAAAGGAGCTCGAGGAACTGGGCTATCTGGAGAAGGAGGAGGACGTTCTGACCTACTGCCTCTTCCCACAGGTGGCGCTGGAGTTCTTCAGGGCAAGGAAGGAGGGCAGGAGAAAGCCCGAGGTACCGCCGGCGGTTCAGAGGTTCAAGCTCTACGTTAACGGCGTCGAGTTCGAGGTCGGCGTTGAGGGCGTCGACCTGAGCGCCCTCAGGTACCTGCCCCAGATAGTCGGGACTTTGGCCCCGCCCAGTGCTCCAAAAACTGGCACTGCCCCTGTTCCTTCGCCTGCGCCCGTTGCTGCCCCAGCTCCGGCCCCGGTTGCGCCAGCAGCGCCAACTCCAGCTCCAGCTGGGGAGGGTGCAGTTACAGCCCCAATGCCGGGCAAGATTCTGAGAATACTAGTCAAGGAGGGCGATGAAGTCAAAACCGGCCAAGGACTCCTAATCCTCGAAGCAATGAAAATGGAGAACGAAATCCCAGCACCAAAAGACGGAGTAGTGAAGAAAATCCTCGTAAAAGAAGGCGACACCGTCGACACCGGACAAACACTGATGGAGCTGGAGTAA
- the fba gene encoding class I fructose-bisphosphate aldolase — MDAYQNVGIKRRLRRFFRRDGRALIFAMDHGFEHGPTDFEEHWKHVNPRIIIKKVMRAGIDGVMMLPGLARIAGNDVKPDRGLMIKLTSKTNLRPKDDQLLQSQLGYVEDAIKLGADAIAATVYWGSPQEDVMMRQFAEIASYAHDLGFPVVQFAYPRGPYINEKYGKKEDYRVVMYGARAAVESGADMIKTYWTGSRETFAKVVDAAAGVPVLLSGGAKTENPVDFLKVVYDVVEAGGAGAVVGRNIFQRENPEPLIKALIRIIHRNEEPEEAAKAEGLL, encoded by the coding sequence ATGGATGCATACCAGAACGTTGGCATTAAGAGGCGCCTCAGAAGGTTTTTCCGAAGGGACGGAAGGGCGCTCATCTTCGCCATGGATCACGGCTTCGAGCACGGGCCGACGGACTTCGAGGAGCACTGGAAGCACGTTAACCCCAGGATAATCATAAAGAAAGTTATGAGGGCCGGAATTGACGGCGTTATGATGCTCCCCGGTTTAGCAAGAATAGCCGGGAACGACGTGAAGCCCGACAGGGGTTTGATGATAAAGCTCACCAGCAAGACCAACCTCCGCCCGAAGGACGACCAGCTCCTCCAGAGCCAGCTCGGCTACGTCGAGGACGCGATAAAGCTCGGCGCCGATGCCATAGCCGCGACCGTCTACTGGGGCAGCCCGCAGGAAGACGTTATGATGCGCCAGTTCGCTGAAATAGCGAGCTACGCCCACGACCTTGGCTTCCCTGTCGTCCAGTTCGCCTACCCGCGCGGGCCGTACATAAACGAGAAGTACGGGAAAAAGGAGGACTACCGCGTCGTCATGTACGGTGCCAGGGCCGCGGTCGAGAGCGGCGCGGACATGATAAAGACCTACTGGACCGGCTCGAGGGAGACCTTCGCCAAGGTCGTTGATGCCGCCGCCGGCGTTCCGGTTCTCCTGAGCGGTGGGGCAAAGACCGAAAACCCGGTTGACTTCCTGAAAGTGGTCTACGATGTCGTTGAGGCTGGCGGAGCCGGAGCCGTCGTGGGAAGGAACATCTTCCAGCGCGAGAACCCGGAGCCCCTCATAAAGGCACTCATAAGGATCATACACCGCAACGAGGAGCCAGAGGAGGCGGCAAAGGCAGAGGGACTTCTCTGA
- a CDS encoding biotin--[acetyl-CoA-carboxylase] ligase produces the protein MDEGRETMIGIRVIKLDETDSTNEYAKRIAPEVPEGTVVIAKRQTAGKGRKGRSWASPEGGLWMSVILKPQKVDPRLVFVGALAVADTLSDFGLAPGIKWPNDIWVAGKKIAGILAEGKADEYTVLGIGLNVNNPIPPELQRDAISMMELIGTPLPMDRVLERLLFHLNAWYRIFKERPDIMMAKVRERTFILGRTVRIVEDDNVLIGRAVDVLDDGSLLLDIDGQLRRILYGDVSLRIP, from the coding sequence ATGGATGAGGGCAGGGAAACCATGATAGGCATCAGGGTCATCAAGCTTGACGAGACGGATTCCACGAACGAGTACGCGAAGAGAATAGCCCCGGAGGTTCCGGAGGGCACGGTCGTCATCGCGAAGAGGCAAACTGCTGGGAAAGGTAGAAAGGGCCGCTCCTGGGCGTCCCCGGAGGGCGGTCTCTGGATGAGCGTCATTCTGAAGCCCCAGAAGGTGGACCCCAGGCTCGTCTTCGTCGGAGCTCTGGCCGTCGCGGATACGCTCTCTGATTTTGGCCTCGCCCCGGGGATAAAGTGGCCGAACGACATCTGGGTTGCGGGCAAGAAAATAGCCGGCATTCTGGCGGAGGGAAAGGCGGACGAATACACGGTTCTGGGAATCGGGCTGAACGTTAACAACCCCATTCCCCCCGAGCTTCAGAGGGATGCGATTTCCATGATGGAACTGATCGGAACCCCGTTGCCCATGGACAGGGTTCTTGAGAGGCTGCTGTTCCATCTAAACGCCTGGTACCGGATTTTCAAGGAGCGTCCGGATATCATGATGGCCAAAGTTCGCGAGAGGACCTTCATCCTCGGGAGAACCGTGAGGATTGTTGAGGATGATAATGTCCTAATAGGTCGTGCAGTGGACGTTTTAGATGACGGATCTCTTCTGCTCGACATTGACGGACAGTTAAGGAGAATTTTATACGGAGATGTTTCGTTAAGGATTCCCTAA
- a CDS encoding dicarboxylate/amino acid:cation symporter, whose product MGLLRKYLDYPVLWKILWGLILGAVFGLIMGYLGYAEFVKTYIKPLGDLFVRLLKMLVMPIVLASLVVGAASISPARLGRVGVKIVVYYLLTSAFAVFFGLLMGNLFRVGTGISLGTGEGKAIEAQPPSLVKTLLNIVPTNPFASLSNGEVLPVIFFAIILGIALTYLINKEDERLKNAGTTLLRAFDGLAEAMYLIVAGVMQYAPIGVFALIAYVMASQGVKVVGPLAKVVVAVYVGLTVQILLVYFVLLKVFGIDPVKFIKKAKDAMLTAFVTRSSSGTLPVTMRVAEEAMGIDRGIFSFTLPLGATINMDGTALYQGVTVLFVANAIGHPLTPSQQLIVVLTAVLASIGTAGVPGAGAIMLAMVLQSVGLDLTAGSPVALAYAMILGIDAILDMGRTMVNVTGDLAGTTIVAKTEGEIDFSKWEQ is encoded by the coding sequence ATGGGGCTCCTGAGAAAGTACTTGGACTACCCGGTTCTGTGGAAGATACTGTGGGGTTTAATTCTCGGTGCAGTTTTTGGTTTGATAATGGGTTATCTAGGCTACGCAGAGTTCGTCAAGACCTACATCAAGCCACTCGGTGACCTCTTTGTCCGCCTGTTGAAGATGTTAGTGATGCCGATAGTTCTGGCATCGCTTGTCGTCGGTGCCGCCAGTATCAGTCCAGCAAGGCTCGGAAGGGTCGGTGTGAAGATAGTGGTCTATTACCTCCTCACGTCGGCCTTCGCAGTGTTCTTCGGCCTGCTGATGGGCAACCTCTTCAGGGTCGGAACGGGCATAAGCCTTGGGACCGGCGAAGGAAAGGCAATCGAGGCGCAGCCACCCTCCCTCGTAAAGACCCTCCTCAACATAGTGCCCACGAACCCGTTCGCCTCCCTGTCCAACGGTGAGGTGCTGCCGGTGATATTCTTCGCCATAATCCTGGGCATAGCCCTGACGTACCTCATAAACAAGGAGGACGAGAGGCTCAAGAATGCGGGAACGACCCTCCTCAGGGCATTCGACGGCCTGGCCGAGGCGATGTATCTCATAGTCGCGGGTGTCATGCAGTACGCTCCGATAGGTGTCTTCGCCCTCATAGCCTACGTCATGGCCTCACAGGGAGTCAAAGTCGTCGGTCCGCTCGCCAAGGTCGTCGTCGCGGTTTACGTCGGCCTCACGGTGCAGATACTGCTGGTGTACTTCGTCCTGCTCAAGGTCTTCGGCATCGACCCGGTCAAGTTCATCAAGAAGGCCAAGGACGCCATGCTCACGGCATTCGTCACGAGGAGTTCAAGCGGAACCCTGCCGGTTACGATGCGCGTCGCCGAGGAGGCAATGGGAATTGACAGGGGAATATTCTCCTTCACCCTCCCGCTGGGGGCAACGATAAACATGGATGGAACGGCGCTCTACCAGGGTGTCACGGTTCTCTTCGTCGCCAACGCCATCGGCCATCCGCTCACGCCTAGCCAGCAGCTCATCGTAGTTCTAACCGCCGTCCTGGCCTCGATTGGAACCGCAGGTGTTCCGGGGGCGGGAGCGATAATGCTCGCCATGGTCCTCCAGAGCGTTGGCCTCGACCTCACCGCGGGAAGCCCTGTTGCCTTGGCCTACGCCATGATATTGGGCATTGACGCCATCCTCGACATGGGCAGGACTATGGTCAACGTCACCGGCGACCTTGCGGGAACGACCATAGTGGCCAAGACGGAGGGAGAGATAGACTTCTCCAAGTGGGAGCAGTAA